The genomic DNA ATGAGATAAGTGTAAACAAGACTCCTGCAAGAATAACTATGGACGCCCCTGAGCCACGTTCTCTGACATATATGTAAAAGACAAGGAAGCAACAATTCGCCAAGGCGTAAAGACCCTCTTTGAAGATTGGAAAAAGTGCGAGCTGGGGTAAGAAGGTTCATGAATTTATTACATAATATCACACATAAGTATAAGGTTGTAAAACACttaaaaagatgaaataaaattaaaaacaaaagaaactgCCAGTGAGTCACACGCGAACGGATGGAACTGTGTAGTCAGAAGTAAGGATGAAACAAAACTACTCAATCGAAGTAACAATAGCTGAAATCAGATTGCAGAAACAACGAATAAGGAATGAATATAACCGGAAACAAAAAGTTAAGAATTAGACAAACAATGGGCATGCGATCAAACAGGCAAAATGGATCGAAGAGGACAAATGTCAACAGCTAATGATGTATAGCGCATGCACGCTGTAATAACCGCTCAACTTATTTTACCTTAATTGGGTATCGACCTATCTCCGTTGGGTTCTGCGCCGTCGCATCAGTTCCGACGCCCTCTTCTCGGCTTGAACCCAACAGGCCATCGAATCTTCCTCCACGTCCCACCGCAGACCTCCGTGTGAATCTGCCTCTTGGCGCCCCCGATGTCCGGCCCACGGTCGCGCCACGTGCGGTACATGCCGTAGTAAAACGGTGGAGTGTCCCGGCATGCTTTTGAGGAGCACTCCCATACATGCGCTTCCGCGTCCGGCACCTGCGCGACATGTTTATGTTCTACCTGTGTAGCGATGAAAACAACCAACGctatacaaattaaaaataaaatgccgGAATCAAACAACATCGTCACACGATTGTATTCGAACTTACGAATATCTCGTCAATACCGGCGAGCTTCTCAAGCCGCTGCTTCTCCTGCAGGAATTCCTCGCCGTAGTCATCTGCAGGGTCCACCATCCCCTTGTGGTAGTGATACGCGTGTATCATCTCCTGCTGAAATACGATCAGCCATCAATAACAATCGACAATTGTCAGTCGCTACGCGTCATAATCCGCTTAATTACTTACGAGGAGGATCCGGACGATGTTCCCGCGGTCTCCGCCCTGAAGAATAGGAATCGACAATCTTATCACGATTGTGCCATTCCGCGTCTGCAAGTCCGTTACCCCCGCGTTCCTGCAAGAGTGTGAAAAACAACACCTCCATAATGGATTTCCGGATTTTGTGCGACACTTACGTGTACATACGCCGTCCCCACACAATCTTCACACGTCTGCGGCCGGTTTCGCGTTTTAATATCTCTCCGCCGAAAGCGGCCTGATCGAACTGCTGCAGAAGATCCTCGATGTCTGGCAACGGATCCACCAGGTGGAATCGCGGATCGACCCAGGAGACCGCGTCGGCCAGATCCTCCCGGCTAAATCCGAATACCTGCggagaaataccataaaatcAGTTTCACGTTTTCGCACACCACCCAGCGCGATGTGAGCACCTTTACGATCTACCCGAGCATGTACTTACCTCCTCGTCGAAGATGGCATTCTTGCTCAAACCCAAGATCTGCTGATGCTCCATCGCCGACAAACCGGTCCTTCTTTCCTGCTcacctttctttcttcctttgcCCAGATAAAGCACCACCGCCGCCGGTAACCAGGGTTGCCAAGTAAATAGTGTTAGTGTAAGTCGCCAAAAGGAAGAACACAGGTAGCCAAATGTCGCCAAGCAATAGTGTGACGTCAGAACGGCATTCCACTAAAATATCCTAATGTTAGACACTCAGAAATAATCACGAAAGTACAGTTAGACGCTCGTCGGTATATAGTGTGACGTCGGAGCGGCACTCCACGAAAATTCCCCAAAGCTACCACTAGAGATTATCGCGGATCTTTAGCTAGACTTTACATCAGTAGCTGTGGGTCGCCAATGTGACGTCGGAGCGGCACTCCACGAAAATTCCCCAAAACTGCCACTGGAGATTATCGCGGATGTTTAGCTGGACTTCACATCAGTAGTTGTGGGTCGCAAATATCGATTAATCACTGAAGTGAAACGGACAGCTTGATCGAATTCGCGTAATTGGGTTAATACGGGGAGTtggaaattgttataaattattgaaataaagtttACTTTACCTTTTATGAGATGTCTTCTTCTGGAACTGTTGGATAGATGTGacgaggaacttttttttaaataagcaCTAGAGTTATATTTGAAGTTGGTTTAAAATAGAATATA from Diprion similis isolate iyDipSimi1 chromosome 2, iyDipSimi1.1, whole genome shotgun sequence includes the following:
- the LOC124413575 gene encoding DNA-dependent metalloprotease dvc-1-like isoform X1 → MEHQQILGLSKNAIFDEEVFGFSREDLADAVSWVDPRFHLVDPLPDIEDLLQQFDQAAFGGEILKRETGRRRVKIVWGRRMYTNAGVTDLQTRNGTIVIRLSIPILQGGDRGNIVRILLQEMIHAYHYHKGMVDPADDYGEEFLQEKQRLEKLAGIDEIFVEHKHVAQVPDAEAHVWECSSKACRDTPPFYYGMYRTWRDRGPDIGGAKRQIHTEVCGGTWRKIRWPVGFKPRRGRRN
- the LOC124413575 gene encoding DNA-dependent metalloprotease dvc-1-like isoform X3 — its product is MEHQQILGLSKNAIFDEEVFGFSREDLADAVSWVDPRFHLVDPLPDIEDLLQQFDQAAFGGEILKRETGRRRVKIVWGRRMYTNAGVTDLQTRNGTIVIRLSIPILQGGDRGNIVRILLQEMIHAYHYHKGMVDPADDYGEEFLQEKQRLEKLAGIDEIFVPDAEAHVWECSSKACRDTPPFYYGMYRTWRDRGPDIGGAKRQIHTEVCGGTWRKIRWPVGFKPRRGRRN
- the LOC124413575 gene encoding DNA-dependent metalloprotease dvc-1-like isoform X2, with product MEHQQILGLSKNAIFDEEVFGFSREDLADAVSWVDPRFHLVDPLPDIEDLLQQFDQAAFGGEILKRETGRRRVKIVWGRRMYTNAGVTDLQTRNGTIVIRLSIPILQGGDRGNIVRILLEMIHAYHYHKGMVDPADDYGEEFLQEKQRLEKLAGIDEIFVEHKHVAQVPDAEAHVWECSSKACRDTPPFYYGMYRTWRDRGPDIGGAKRQIHTEVCGGTWRKIRWPVGFKPRRGRRN